GTAATTTAGTTTCTTGGTTTTAGTGCAGCTTAGTACTTGCCATTGCATAAGGAGTAAAGAGTTTGTGTAGTAACTACAGTAATCACCACAAGCATGTGAGCAGCACACTACAtccggatgtgtgtgtgtgtgtgtgtgtgtgtgtgtgtgtgtgtgtgtgtgtgtgtgtgtttactcaagtgtgtgcatgtgtttgggaATTTGTGCCTGTGTGGTTGTTTGGGAGCATGTCATGATAATATTTCCTGTCAGCAACAGAATCAAAGCAGGTGGTTGAGAGGACCAATCAGCTGCATGCTTTCCTCTACATGTCAGTGGGCCGTGTCTCAGATTGGTGGATGGCTGTGAGCCTGTGTTTGGCTGAGAGGGGGACAGCTCAGTCGGAGCAAGCATGGGCACAGACACGTGCAGCCATTAATACGCCCAGTGACTCAGTCAAGGAGAAAGGTCAGACACTGGACACTCTCCGCAGATCGGCTGGCAGGCTGgggtagggagggagggtggtggTTCCAATGTGATGGCCATTATATGAAAGACAGCCAGTTAGTATAGTGCCATTTGCTATGTGTGGcagtagaaaaaaaatataaagaatGTGTGCAAGTAGAATGgaaaggcaaaaaaagaaattgaATCCCATAGTCCAATCCCACATCTTCTTTCAGCCCGCTTCCCAAGTCCCTGGTGGTTTATCAGAGGGTGCCAGAAACTATTTCACTTCACCACTGGCAAAGCTCAGGCTGTAACTCAAACCTTGTAAAGTAGGGGAGCCTGCACACTCTGCATTGCCAGgtttcccctctcttccccaccATATGACAGATAGAGGGAATTCGGGGGTTAAGGGATTGTGGGGCACTgtttacacaagcacacatctgGGAAATGCACTGAGGACACACTGTCAGATGTTTGACTCCCTAACCCAcatgagtcacacacactcaaagatgtttctctgtttctcattCACTCTGTGCTAGCATTAGGctagtgagtgtgtctgtcatCTTCCGTGTTCTCACGTTTCCATGCCTTTACTTCATCCAAATCCCCCACCAGAATGTCCACTCATAATGAGCCTTGGGTCCCATTtttgaggagacagaggaggctAGGCTAAAATAGTGTGGATTTGGTTAAATATATTCTCTACGCTCAGCAGGACTTGTGTTGTTCTATATAGAAGGGCTCCATCCTGTGGAAAAACTAGATATAGTCATTTAAGATTATGTGCTCTACATGGACAGTAGAGGGCAGCACAGTCAAAGGAAAGTTAGGTAGTCCTGGCTTGAACTGAAAATCCCAAATGAGTACAAAATGATATGGTTTTATTTATGTTTGCTTGTTAGTACCTCAATAGGTTATACTTTTTAGTGTTATTCAGAGACATTCAGTCACTACTTTTTCACAAGAAGTCACAAAATTCCTTGCTTGGATCAAACATGAACACAGAATTATTTATCAGTAACACAAATTCTCAGCAGcttcatttacagtttttccaATTCCAATTTTCCTAGGTATCAAAGAACTTCCTAAGTCTGATTTAGTCAGTAAAACTCTGACTAGGAAAAAACAAAGTTTTACCAACCCATCTCAAATGGAATATTATGATAAAGGTCTTTGAGTCCATGGTCTGTCCAAGACTCTTGTCCAAAccctttttttacatttaagatTTTTCTATTAGAAGTTAGAGTTAACATTCCTTGTATAAATGGTGTTTAATCAGACTATACATAGGCCTAGCATTCTGCAACCATTCAATACGACTAGCCATAGAACTTCAAATTCTCTGTTAAGTAAAATATTACAACAGGTCACTTTGAcatgaacaggaaaatgtcCTACTAGGTATTACGTAACACAAAGACCATGCAGATTCCAAACTCTCAGTCACCCTTCACCATGGTTGACTGGGGAATGGTTTTGCTTTTGCCAAACTGTCACAAGGAAAGGTGGACATCGCATGCTCTCCCCCAGGATGTGGTGGTGTGGCACCACCTTAACACAGAAAAATGGCTCCCACTTTGTCCCCCCGAAGTAGTCCATGACATTATAGAACAGGCCACATTCATCAGAAAGAGGTACTTGTCCTCGGTGAGGTCTCAGCAAATTCTTGTGTGTGACCGAGGTGGTTTGAAGTCCTGGTGATTCACCACTGATAGTTGACTTGTGTACGGgcaaaatgacataagcctgCAGCAAGCTCTCTCCTGCACTGCAGCTGATGCGCGTGGGCCAGCAGTACTCTCCTTTATCCCCTGTGGGGAAAATACTTTCCATCAAAGCATAGCCTTAGCAAGTTCCTCACAATCTGATATGCAAAGTCTCTGATAGATAGATTCAAGGAAATTCAAGAACCATGATTTCATCTTTGGTTAAATGTTTTGCAAAATTATATGCAATAAAACTATTTAACTTCATATTATACGTTTAACTTTATGCAGGTTTTAAAATCTCACCTGTGTAAGAGCATTTGAAACGGACAGTCTGTATGTCCTGCCTCAATAGCATTCTGCCATACGTCTGTGCGGTGCAGCTCAGCACACACTCCGATGGTATTTCCACATCTCTGGACATCTCCACCAGGAGACTGTCCTCCTCACACAGCATGGCCCTGTCCACAGCCAGTGTAACCATGAATAATGTTGACAAGATGCTAGTGTGAATCAAGAAAGAATATAAATCCGCCATTCTGCCCCAGTTTCCCATCGAGAGTGATTTAGAGACGAGCTAAGCGAGGGAAGGGCAGGAGCCCTTAGCTATTTACTTTTTTTCTTCACTCTTTCCACCAGAGTAATgtcacatgaaaaaaaaaggttaatTTAACTGTCTTTCCATATTTATTTAGACTTAAAGAGACAAGTAACGGAAAATAAAACTTTAGAGACACTAGAAGCTGCAGAGTGCTGGTGCCCTGTTCCACAAGTGCGCAACAAGCCATGACAAATGCCGTGGAACGATGCCAGAGATAACTCCAGCAGTTCAAACTAAAAGCCATACAAGCAGAATTGTAAATGTTCAACTGAGTAAAGAGAGTTTACCCGATCTCTTACACTAACTGCTTTTACAAACAAATGTTGTTTTCTAAGCAAAATCCTAATAAAATGAAATGATGACAAACATATGATTTTTTATGCAGCCTTTATTCATGAAAAGTTATGTAATACAAAGTTAACAAAATGTGATGTATTTAAACACAGTAGCTATTACCTAATAAGAAATTGTTAGTGTTTGTGATTAATCATTTCTCATCTACAAGAGCTAAATACACAATTGAAAGTCAAAAATAAAGAGATGAATGAATTCACCATAAATACACATAAGAGGAAAAGAACAAGTACAGAGCAGAAGACCATGTTCCCCAAAAGTAAacaagatttattttttttatacccAGGGGTGCATATACTAGCGACGTGATCTGGGATATTCAAGAACTTACAAAGACATAATATAACCAGTGTAGGCATACTGAGGTCATGGGAACTGCTTCAACCCTTCAGAACTTCTCAGTTCACCTCTTTAGAACTCACAAGCAGTCATGAGTAAATTACAAAGTAGCCAGt
The Alosa alosa isolate M-15738 ecotype Scorff River chromosome 12, AALO_Geno_1.1, whole genome shotgun sequence DNA segment above includes these coding regions:
- the LOC125305261 gene encoding uncharacterized protein LOC125305261, with the protein product MGNWGRMADLYSFLIHTSILSTLFMVTLAVDRAMLCEEDSLLVEMSRDVEIPSECVLSCTAQTYGRMLLRQDIQTVRFKCSYTGDKGEYCWPTRISCSAGESLLQAYVILPVHKSTISGESPGLQTTSVTHKNLLRPHRGQVPLSDECGLFYNVMDYFGGTKWEPFFCVKVVPHHHILGESMRCPPFLVTVWQKQNHSPVNHGEG